In a single window of the Thermoanaerobaculia bacterium genome:
- a CDS encoding FG-GAP-like repeat-containing protein — protein sequence MKSFHRIVLLLSLSCLIVPPVSASEPIAVKVVNPQEPAGHLPDGVSNDWWEAVKEQILEEEYGLVPSEDDPHRGPGDSFTAFNRVHGFAVRFSEGSVRIEPAPESEHSWMWEMKLAGVGREAARPVPFIGMGVQGNRIDYDRGGVKEWYRNSERGVLQVFEIPVRPEGESETLHLDLALSTALRPSISADGQVIDFYTNESTVAVLRYTQVKVTDAEGVELSARLEGVFGGIRTIVEDSAASYPITVTSLSTSAAWSATGGAVNESFGYSVSTAGDVNGDGYADVIIGARTYGGGTGKAYLYTGGPAGLSASASWTGTGEAVGDEFGASVSTAGDVNGDGYADVIIGANNYNSLMGKTYLFIGGPSGLSISPAWSVTGEATNDYFGKSAVTAGDVNGDGYSDVIVGAYGYGGVMSTGKAYLYTGGPSGLSTSSTWNSTGEGTGNFGYSVSTAGDVNGDGYADVIIGARTYGGTGKAYLYTGGPSGLSAAAAWSAVGEGMIHFFGVSVATAGDVNGDGYADVLVGAMGYSSNRGKAYLYTGGPAGLSASAVWSATGGAAGDDFGYSVSTAGDVNGDGYADVIVGAYAYSSGTGKAYLYTGGSSGLSASAVWSASGEATDNYFGLSVATAGDVNGDGYADVIVGAYAYSSGTGKAYLYTGGPSGLTTASAWSAEGEATSNYFGYSVSTAGDVNGDGYTDVLVGAREYGGSTGKAYLFMGGPSGLSATPSWSAVGEGMIHFFGVSVATAGDVNGDGYADVLVGAFGYNSNRGKAYLYTGGPAGLSASASWTGTGEAADDDFGTSVSTAGDVNGDGYSDVIVGASGYGGTGKAYLYTGGPSGLSTTSAWSATGETADDDFGTSVSTAGDVNGDGYSDVIVGASGYGGTGKAYLYTGGPSGLSASAAWSAVGEGTQHSFGGSVSTAGDVNGDSYADVLVGAYGYSDDTGKAYLYTGGPSGLSVSAAWSATGEAISDNFGISVATAGDINGDGYSDAMVGADGYNSNTGKAYLYTGGPTGLATSSTWTATGEGTDDYFGFSISTAGDVNGDDYSDVIVGASGYSSSTGKTLFYYGGGGPGVTLLPRQMRADLTAPIAPLGLAVDRQFYLQLLLRTPFGRGGAKTEWQAVPLGTSFNPVWNPIQSSPLWQDTRIDGSQGYGLVDTTPFVGPYKWRVRVRYHPVTSPFQSFSRWITMADNALQETDLRSVISVACVEPDEPVWLYQVDKVGEDTTINFQDPNQSNQRTGWNVRRSNTDSLPKSEWPVEASNVVDMDQAAPNYQWTDTSGDDPGTGGIWYYQVTAYNDYCPAEGPF from the coding sequence ATGAAATCATTCCATCGCATCGTGCTTTTGCTGTCCTTATCATGTCTGATCGTTCCACCGGTTTCAGCTTCTGAGCCAATTGCAGTGAAGGTGGTGAATCCGCAGGAGCCGGCGGGCCATCTTCCTGATGGAGTGTCGAACGACTGGTGGGAGGCGGTCAAAGAGCAGATCCTGGAGGAGGAGTACGGCCTGGTTCCTTCGGAGGACGACCCGCATCGCGGTCCGGGTGACTCCTTCACCGCATTCAACCGGGTTCATGGGTTTGCAGTCCGATTCAGCGAAGGGAGCGTCAGAATCGAACCCGCACCGGAATCGGAACATTCGTGGATGTGGGAGATGAAACTGGCGGGTGTCGGGCGGGAGGCCGCCCGCCCGGTTCCGTTCATTGGGATGGGCGTCCAGGGCAACCGGATCGACTATGATCGGGGAGGCGTAAAGGAGTGGTACCGGAACAGCGAACGGGGCGTGCTGCAGGTATTTGAAATCCCGGTTCGCCCGGAAGGGGAGTCTGAGACCCTCCACCTTGACCTGGCCCTCTCCACCGCTCTACGCCCTTCCATCAGCGCAGACGGGCAGGTGATAGACTTTTACACCAATGAAAGTACCGTGGCCGTCTTACGGTACACACAGGTAAAGGTGACCGATGCGGAGGGGGTCGAACTCTCCGCACGCCTGGAAGGGGTCTTCGGCGGGATCCGTACCATCGTGGAGGATTCGGCCGCATCCTACCCGATCACGGTCACATCCCTTTCCACCTCAGCCGCCTGGAGCGCCACGGGCGGGGCGGTGAACGAAAGCTTCGGTTACTCTGTCTCGACGGCAGGGGACGTCAACGGCGACGGCTATGCCGACGTGATCATCGGGGCGCGTACGTACGGTGGTGGTACGGGGAAAGCCTACCTCTACACGGGCGGCCCCGCCGGGCTTTCCGCCTCGGCCTCCTGGACCGGCACGGGTGAAGCGGTGGGAGATGAGTTCGGAGCCTCCGTCTCGACGGCCGGCGACGTCAACGGCGACGGCTATGCCGATGTGATCATCGGAGCTAATAATTACAACAGCTTAATGGGAAAGACCTATCTTTTCATTGGCGGGCCGTCCGGCCTGTCCATTTCCCCCGCGTGGAGCGTTACTGGAGAAGCGACGAACGACTACTTCGGCAAGTCTGCTGTTACCGCCGGAGATGTTAATGGTGACGGGTATAGCGATGTTATCGTCGGAGCTTATGGGTACGGTGGTGTTATGAGTACGGGTAAAGCCTACCTCTACACGGGCGGCCCATCAGGGCTTTCCACCTCGTCTACATGGAATTCTACGGGTGAGGGGACGGGCAACTTCGGTTACTCCGTCTCGACGGCCGGCGACGTCAACGGCGACGGCTATGCCGATGTGATCATCGGGGCGCGTACGTACGGTGGTACGGGTAAAGCCTACCTCTACACGGGCGGCCCCTCGGGGCTTTCCGCCGCGGCTGCCTGGAGCGCTGTGGGCGAAGGGATGATCCATTTCTTCGGTGTCTCCGTCGCAACGGCCGGTGACGTCAACGGAGACGGCTATGCCGACGTCCTTGTCGGGGCCATGGGTTACAGCAGTAATAGGGGCAAAGCCTACCTTTACACGGGCGGCCCCGCCGGGCTTTCCGCCTCGGCTGTCTGGAGCGCCACGGGTGGAGCAGCTGGAGACGACTTTGGCTACTCCGTCTCGACGGCCGGCGACGTCAACGGGGATGGCTACGCCGACGTCATCGTCGGTGCCTATGCATACAGTAGCGGAACAGGGAAGGCCTATCTCTACACGGGCGGTTCCTCGGGACTTTCCGCCTCGGCAGTCTGGAGTGCCTCGGGCGAAGCGACGGACAACTACTTCGGCCTCTCCGTCGCAACGGCAGGCGACGTCAACGGGGATGGCTACGCCGACGTCATCGTCGGTGCCTATGCATACAGTAGCGGAACAGGGAAGGCCTATCTCTACACGGGCGGACCGTCTGGCCTTACTACTGCGTCCGCCTGGAGCGCCGAGGGCGAAGCGACGAGCAATTACTTCGGCTACTCCGTCTCGACGGCCGGTGACGTCAACGGCGACGGTTATACCGACGTCCTCGTCGGGGCGCGTGAGTACGGCGGTTCCACGGGCAAAGCCTATCTCTTCATGGGCGGCCCATCGGGACTTTCCGCGACACCCTCCTGGAGCGCTGTGGGCGAAGGGATGATCCATTTCTTCGGTGTCTCCGTCGCAACGGCCGGTGACGTCAACGGCGACGGCTATGCCGACGTCCTTGTCGGGGCCTTTGGGTACAACAGTAATAGGGGCAAAGCCTACCTCTACACGGGCGGCCCCGCCGGGCTTTCCGCCTCGGCCTCCTGGACCGGCACGGGCGAAGCGGCGGACGACGACTTCGGTACCTCCGTCTCGACGGCAGGAGATGTCAATGGTGACGGGTACAGTGATGTAATCGTCGGGGCGAGTGGGTACGGCGGTACGGGGAAAGCTTACCTCTACACGGGCGGCCCCTCGGGGCTTTCCACCACGTCCGCATGGAGCGCCACGGGTGAAACGGCGGACGACGACTTCGGTACCTCCGTCTCGACGGCAGGAGATGTCAATGGTGACGGGTACAGTGATGTAATCGTCGGGGCGAGTGGGTACGGCGGTACGGGGAAAGCTTACCTCTACACGGGCGGCCCCTCGGGACTTTCCGCCTCGGCCGCCTGGAGCGCCGTGGGTGAAGGGACGCAACACTCCTTCGGCGGATCCGTCTCCACGGCGGGCGACGTCAACGGCGACAGCTATGCCGACGTCCTTGTCGGGGCGTATGGGTACAGCGATGATACGGGCAAAGCCTACCTTTACACGGGCGGCCCCTCAGGGCTTTCCGTCTCGGCCGCCTGGAGTGCCACGGGCGAAGCGATCTCTGACAACTTCGGCATCTCCGTCGCCACGGCGGGGGACATTAATGGCGACGGCTATTCAGATGCTATGGTTGGAGCCGATGGGTACAACAGCAACACAGGAAAGGCGTACCTCTACACCGGCGGTCCAACAGGCCTTGCAACCAGCTCCACATGGACCGCAACGGGCGAAGGGACGGACGACTACTTCGGCTTCTCCATCTCGACGGCAGGAGATGTCAATGGTGACGATTACAGTGATGTAATCGTCGGGGCGAGTGGGTACAGCAGCTCAACAGGAAAGACCTTATTCTATTACGGTGGAGGCGGGCCAGGCGTAACTCTTCTTCCCCGCCAGATGCGAGCGGACCTGACCGCGCCGATTGCGCCACTGGGATTGGCTGTTGATCGGCAGTTCTATCTCCAATTGCTATTACGGACACCTTTCGGCCGGGGGGGAGCGAAGACGGAGTGGCAGGCGGTTCCTCTGGGAACATCTTTCAATCCCGTATGGAACCCAATCCAGTCAAGTCCCTTATGGCAGGATACCCGGATCGACGGTTCACAGGGTTATGGTCTTGTGGACACAACCCCTTTCGTGGGCCCCTACAAGTGGCGGGTCCGCGTCCGCTATCACCCGGTCACCTCACCCTTCCAGTCCTTCAGCAGGTGGATCACCATGGCGGACAACGCACTCCAGGAGACAGATCTTCGTAGTGTGATCTCGGTCGCATGTGTCGAACCGGATGAGCCGGTCTGGCTCTACCAGGTGGACAAAGTCGGGGAGGATACCACGATTAACTTCCAGGACCCCAACCAGTCCAACCAGCGCACGGGCTGGAACGTGAGGCGCTCGAACACCGATTCCCTGCCCAAGAGTGAATGGCCGGTTGAAGCCTCCAACGTTGTGGACATGGACCAGGCGGCGCCGAACTACCAGTGGACCGATACCTCGGGAGACGACCCGGGGACAGGGGGGATCTGGTACTACCAGGTCACCGCCTACAACGACTACTGTCCCGCGGAGGGGCCGTTCTGA
- a CDS encoding riboflavin synthase, whose amino-acid sequence MFTGLIKDLGTIVSSRSRGGGLEIEVLPTGLRAVAEGESIAVNGVCLTLDTMHGARMVFSVSPETISRSHRSKWQKGRRVNLEPALSPTDRMGGHFVQGHVDGVGNVTGLKRGHFWTLTVEVPDPLLRYTVPKGSIAVDGISLTIAAIARSTLTFALIPHSIQATTLSDMKPTTPVHLEVDILAKYVERLLTHASD is encoded by the coding sequence GTGTTTACGGGACTGATCAAGGATCTTGGAACGATTGTGTCTTCCCGCTCCCGGGGGGGAGGACTGGAAATTGAGGTGCTCCCCACAGGTCTCCGTGCGGTGGCTGAGGGAGAAAGCATTGCGGTAAATGGAGTCTGCCTGACCCTGGATACCATGCACGGCGCCCGGATGGTCTTTTCCGTCTCACCGGAGACGATCTCCCGTTCCCATCGATCCAAATGGCAAAAAGGCCGAAGGGTTAATCTTGAACCGGCCCTTTCCCCCACGGATCGGATGGGAGGTCATTTCGTCCAGGGGCATGTGGATGGAGTTGGAAACGTTACCGGCCTGAAACGGGGCCACTTCTGGACTCTCACGGTGGAAGTGCCGGATCCCCTATTGCGGTACACGGTTCCCAAGGGGAGTATTGCCGTGGACGGGATCAGCCTGACCATCGCCGCAATTGCCCGGAGCACCCTCACCTTTGCCCTGATTCCCCATTCGATCCAGGCCACGACGCTTTCCGACATGAAACCCACAACTCCTGTTCATCTTGAAGTGGATATTCTCGCGAAGTATGTGGAGCGTCTTCTGACTCATGCGTCAGATTGA
- the ribD gene encoding bifunctional diaminohydroxyphosphoribosylaminopyrimidine deaminase/5-amino-6-(5-phosphoribosylamino)uracil reductase RibD, whose protein sequence is MPSLRKNDRDYMARALNLARRGIYTTTPNPMVGAVIVKNNRIIGEGYHVRAGEAHAEVRALDRAGRKARGATLYCSLEPCCTHGRTPPCTEAIVAGGIRKVVVASEDPNPDIRGRGLDLLRRAGLEVESGLMEREARFLNRRFFYVMTRGRPYVYLKWAATLDGYLAEPEGKAKWISGEKARKAGKRIRHLVDAIIVGVQTVLHDDPVLDRLPFAGPSVPLKRIIMDPDLRVPPDAALFRQGRGPVILIHASTSPRQKALQDAGARLMRLPLQEGRFSMDDLMQTFRTLGITSILVEGGGQTLGTFLSGGEVQEGFTFVAPLILGQGRPLAGPKQVPLEESKRYTLLNQRRIGNDTMIHWISPCLRD, encoded by the coding sequence GTGCCCTCTTTGCGGAAGAATGATCGGGATTACATGGCCCGGGCACTGAACCTGGCCCGGCGCGGAATCTACACCACGACGCCGAATCCGATGGTCGGGGCGGTGATCGTGAAAAACAATCGGATTATCGGGGAGGGATATCACGTCCGGGCCGGTGAAGCCCATGCGGAAGTCCGGGCTCTGGATCGGGCGGGCCGGAAAGCCCGGGGAGCTACTCTTTACTGCTCCCTGGAACCCTGCTGTACGCACGGCCGCACTCCTCCCTGTACGGAAGCCATCGTGGCGGGAGGAATTCGAAAGGTCGTGGTCGCCTCCGAAGATCCGAACCCCGATATTCGGGGGCGAGGATTGGATCTCCTTCGAAGGGCCGGCCTGGAGGTTGAGTCCGGGCTTATGGAACGGGAGGCCCGTTTCCTTAACCGCCGGTTTTTCTATGTTATGACTCGCGGAAGACCCTACGTCTATCTCAAATGGGCGGCCACCCTGGATGGTTATCTGGCCGAGCCGGAGGGGAAGGCGAAATGGATTTCGGGAGAAAAAGCGCGGAAAGCGGGAAAACGGATCCGACATCTGGTTGATGCCATTATCGTTGGTGTTCAAACCGTCCTTCACGACGATCCCGTCCTGGACCGTCTTCCTTTCGCGGGCCCATCCGTGCCGCTGAAGAGAATCATCATGGATCCCGATTTGAGGGTTCCACCCGATGCCGCGCTCTTTCGCCAGGGCAGGGGGCCGGTCATCCTGATCCACGCCTCAACGTCGCCTCGCCAGAAAGCATTGCAGGATGCGGGAGCCAGGCTGATGCGGCTTCCCCTTCAAGAGGGGCGCTTTTCCATGGATGATCTCATGCAGACCTTTCGCACGCTTGGAATTACCTCCATCCTGGTGGAAGGGGGCGGACAGACTCTGGGTACCTTTCTCTCCGGAGGAGAGGTTCAGGAAGGATTTACCTTCGTTGCCCCCCTCATTCTCGGTCAGGGCCGACCTCTGGCCGGGCCGAAGCAGGTGCCTTTGGAAGAGTCGAAACGTTACACCCTTCTGAATCAAAGACGAATCGGTAACGATACGATGATTCACTGGATCTCGCCGTGTTTACGGGACTGA
- a CDS encoding tetratricopeptide repeat protein — protein MIKFTWRSALSVSLLLVCACATTPSQRGVFVESKDMDPVQLFQVGVMHLNEGHLSEAQGAFRQIVQETPDNAPAWNNLGKAYLLDKKFLDAESAFQQAVKLIPSYADAHNNLGVVFMEQGDFEGAEKEFVLAQQDSTYRLSPMLWYNMGILARKRENPGKAVQYFTESLNRSERYFPSLIERGECYEELGRPALSVEDYRAAEEFSPSDVDLLFRFGRSLVKVGEYAEARKKLERVCVLAPIDPICDEATSILNTLP, from the coding sequence ATGATCAAGTTCACGTGGCGTAGTGCCCTTTCGGTCAGTCTTCTCCTTGTCTGTGCATGTGCAACGACTCCGAGCCAGCGGGGTGTTTTTGTGGAAAGCAAGGATATGGACCCCGTTCAGCTTTTTCAGGTCGGCGTCATGCACCTGAACGAGGGACATCTCTCAGAGGCCCAGGGCGCCTTTCGTCAGATTGTCCAGGAAACCCCCGATAACGCTCCGGCCTGGAACAATCTTGGAAAGGCTTATCTGCTTGATAAGAAGTTCCTCGATGCCGAGTCGGCTTTTCAACAGGCCGTGAAGCTGATTCCCTCCTATGCGGACGCCCATAACAACCTGGGGGTTGTGTTCATGGAACAGGGTGACTTCGAAGGGGCGGAGAAGGAGTTTGTGCTGGCACAGCAGGACTCCACCTATCGCCTGAGCCCCATGCTCTGGTACAACATGGGCATCCTGGCCCGCAAGCGTGAGAATCCGGGAAAAGCCGTTCAATACTTCACTGAGAGCCTGAATCGAAGTGAACGGTATTTCCCATCCCTGATTGAACGGGGAGAGTGCTACGAAGAGCTCGGCAGACCCGCGCTTTCCGTGGAGGATTACCGGGCGGCGGAAGAGTTTTCACCCAGCGATGTCGATCTTCTCTTCCGGTTCGGTCGATCCCTGGTCAAGGTTGGGGAGTATGCCGAGGCCCGAAAAAAGCTTGAGCGGGTTTGCGTGCTGGCTCCCATTGATCCGATCTGCGACGAGGCGACGTCCATACTGAATACCCTGCCCTGA
- the tatC gene encoding twin-arginine translocase subunit TatC: MTVLEHLQELRSCLLRSLIAVFLGFLVCWAMASRLFAFLAQPAYEALNGGKLAFTGLTDPFMLYMKVAFIAGLFLTSPYILLQIWNFIAPGLYPKERRLIVPFVFFTTVFFLAGGYFGYRVVLPLMCDFFITLGKDFQPVITIRDYMGLATKLLLGMGLIFELPILIFFLARLGLVTAGFMMRKFKYAFLGIFIIAAVITPTPDVVTQTALAIPMLVLYLLGVLVAALFGSPREKPDEEDQD; this comes from the coding sequence ATGACCGTATTAGAGCATCTTCAGGAGCTGAGGAGTTGTCTCCTTCGTTCCCTGATTGCCGTTTTTTTGGGGTTCCTTGTCTGCTGGGCCATGGCCTCCAGGCTCTTTGCCTTTCTGGCACAGCCTGCCTATGAAGCTCTGAATGGCGGAAAGCTTGCCTTTACCGGACTGACGGATCCCTTCATGCTTTACATGAAGGTGGCCTTTATCGCGGGGCTTTTCCTTACTTCTCCCTATATTCTTCTTCAGATCTGGAACTTTATTGCTCCGGGCCTCTACCCGAAGGAACGGCGCCTGATCGTTCCTTTTGTTTTCTTTACCACGGTCTTTTTCCTGGCGGGCGGATACTTCGGATACCGGGTCGTGCTTCCCCTGATGTGTGATTTCTTCATTACGCTGGGAAAGGATTTTCAGCCCGTCATCACCATTCGCGATTATATGGGGCTTGCGACGAAGCTGCTTCTGGGGATGGGGCTGATTTTTGAACTCCCGATCCTGATCTTCTTTCTGGCCAGGCTGGGTCTGGTGACGGCCGGTTTCATGATGCGCAAGTTCAAGTACGCATTCCTGGGCATTTTTATTATCGCGGCCGTCATTACGCCCACACCCGACGTGGTGACCCAGACGGCCCTGGCGATCCCCATGCTGGTCCTCTACCTCCTGGGCGTGCTGGTCGCGGCTCTCTTCGGCTCCCCACGGGAAAAACCCGACGAGGAAGATCAGGACTGA
- a CDS encoding HD domain-containing protein: MRNIRILTAILLLLFVVVVIPGVISNYFSLSYVNETLETKEKKLQSRMTIHLSQEIRSYINGYLKQLDLIGRTVSLMAKSSPGSDPFQLLNTSGMVQKYVNADANFRALYVLNASGKGTVIQPPGLTEDVLRDLQQGFQAGSGGDSFIGHHHYLEVFPDTVVTIAQPLLNDSGETMGVVEALISLTPVQESLPKPEEGMLVYVINTDGQVVLHGNPGLSMTRPDYSDVPIVADFMRSPFATVTRRYDFNKNIGTETVLGTVAPVGSPDWGVVVQRDISVALREGWASIKRALFIGIVTILVAFFLGYLLAMMISSPLRHLAEHTKKMAEGDFSSRTSVSGTQEIVTLSNNFNHMAEQIEGYIDQLKVAARENRDLFINSIQMISSAIDAKDPYTKGHSDRVRNYSLAVARELGFSPIELEELNIAALLHDVGKIGIDDRVLRKPSALNDDEFALMKTHAAVGASIMERVPKLDRIIPGIKHHHENWGGGGYPDGLKGEQIPVIARVIAVADTFDAMTTDRPYQKAMSYKYAAEKIRSMTGKRFEPSVVEAFLRAFEKGALLSDDQVHVA; this comes from the coding sequence GTGCGGAATATTCGAATCCTGACGGCGATTTTGCTCCTGCTTTTCGTGGTTGTTGTCATTCCCGGTGTGATTTCCAACTACTTCTCTTTAAGTTATGTGAACGAGACTCTGGAGACAAAGGAAAAGAAGCTTCAAAGCCGGATGACGATCCACCTTTCGCAGGAAATTCGCAGTTATATTAATGGCTACCTCAAGCAGCTGGACCTGATCGGACGAACCGTATCCCTCATGGCGAAATCGTCGCCGGGATCCGATCCCTTTCAGCTTCTGAACACGAGCGGAATGGTTCAGAAGTACGTCAATGCAGACGCGAACTTTCGCGCTTTATACGTTCTGAACGCATCGGGGAAGGGGACGGTCATCCAGCCCCCCGGCCTTACCGAGGATGTCCTTCGGGATCTGCAGCAGGGATTTCAGGCGGGGTCGGGTGGCGATTCCTTTATCGGACATCATCACTACCTGGAGGTATTTCCCGACACCGTTGTTACCATAGCCCAGCCTCTGCTTAATGATAGCGGGGAGACCATGGGGGTTGTGGAAGCTCTGATTTCCCTTACGCCCGTCCAGGAGAGCCTTCCCAAGCCCGAAGAGGGAATGCTGGTCTATGTGATCAATACCGACGGTCAGGTTGTTCTCCACGGAAATCCCGGCCTTTCCATGACCCGTCCCGATTACAGCGATGTCCCCATCGTAGCTGATTTCATGCGCTCACCCTTTGCAACGGTCACGCGACGCTACGATTTCAACAAGAACATAGGTACGGAAACCGTGCTGGGAACGGTGGCACCGGTCGGGTCTCCCGACTGGGGCGTGGTGGTCCAGCGAGACATCTCCGTCGCCCTGCGTGAAGGCTGGGCCTCGATCAAACGTGCCCTATTTATCGGGATCGTAACAATTCTTGTTGCCTTTTTCCTGGGTTATCTGCTTGCCATGATGATCTCTTCCCCGTTACGCCATCTTGCAGAACACACCAAAAAGATGGCGGAGGGAGATTTTTCTTCACGGACTTCCGTTTCGGGAACGCAGGAGATTGTCACCCTTTCAAATAATTTTAACCACATGGCGGAACAGATTGAAGGATACATTGACCAGCTCAAAGTGGCCGCACGTGAAAACCGTGATCTCTTCATCAATTCCATTCAAATGATTTCCTCCGCCATTGATGCCAAGGATCCTTATACCAAGGGCCATTCGGACCGGGTTCGAAACTACAGCCTGGCGGTTGCCCGCGAGCTGGGTTTTTCTCCCATCGAACTGGAAGAGCTGAACATTGCCGCCCTCCTGCACGATGTGGGGAAGATCGGGATCGATGACCGCGTTCTTCGAAAACCCTCCGCCCTGAACGACGATGAGTTTGCCCTGATGAAGACCCATGCGGCCGTTGGAGCCTCCATCATGGAACGGGTACCCAAGCTGGATCGTATCATTCCAGGGATCAAGCACCACCATGAAAACTGGGGAGGCGGCGGCTATCCCGACGGTCTGAAGGGGGAGCAGATCCCTGTGATTGCGCGGGTCATTGCCGTGGCAGACACCTTTGATGCCATGACCACGGATCGCCCCTACCAGAAAGCCATGAGCTATAAATACGCAGCAGAAAAGATCCGGTCCATGACAGGAAAACGATTTGAGCCGTCTGTTGTGGAAGCGTTTTTGCGTGCCTTTGAGAAAGGAGCGTTGTTGTCCGATGATCAAGTTCACGTGGCGTAG
- the ftsY gene encoding signal recognition particle-docking protein FtsY, producing MSRFWNKIKKGLLMTHDEMWDRLATAVRSRDGGPILESLEEALIGADIGVELTQTLLEGLEENHGEWEIMRTRLQDRITAILTGAPFPDPGSVAPRITLLVGVNGSGKTTTAAKLASREMIQGYKPLLVAADTFRAGAIDQLKIWGERLNVPVIAHQPGGDPAAVVYDALNASASREANSIIIDTAGRLHTKAPLMAELSKIYRIIERYDPDAPHLSLLVLDATSGQNGLVQAKEFLNAVHVNGVILTKLDGTAKGGVVVRIVNELGLPVLFVGVGEGTDDLIPFDPEDFSRALFAEE from the coding sequence GTGAGCCGATTCTGGAACAAGATTAAAAAGGGTCTTCTCATGACCCACGATGAGATGTGGGATCGGTTGGCCACCGCGGTTCGATCCAGGGATGGGGGACCCATTCTGGAATCCCTGGAAGAGGCTCTGATCGGAGCCGATATCGGGGTTGAGCTCACCCAGACCCTTCTTGAGGGACTGGAGGAGAATCATGGAGAATGGGAAATCATGAGAACCCGGCTGCAGGATCGAATTACGGCGATCCTGACGGGTGCGCCCTTTCCCGATCCTGGATCTGTTGCGCCGAGAATCACCCTTCTTGTGGGTGTGAACGGAAGCGGAAAGACGACTACCGCCGCGAAGCTGGCAAGCCGGGAAATGATCCAAGGCTATAAACCTCTTCTCGTGGCCGCGGACACATTTCGGGCCGGTGCCATCGATCAGCTGAAAATCTGGGGTGAACGACTGAACGTTCCCGTGATTGCTCATCAGCCCGGGGGAGATCCCGCTGCCGTAGTCTATGATGCCCTGAATGCATCCGCGTCCCGGGAAGCCAATTCCATCATCATCGATACGGCCGGTCGTCTCCACACCAAAGCCCCCCTCATGGCCGAGCTCTCGAAAATATACCGGATCATCGAACGGTACGATCCGGATGCCCCGCACCTGTCTCTGCTCGTTCTCGATGCTACGTCGGGTCAGAACGGTCTTGTGCAGGCGAAAGAGTTTCTGAATGCCGTCCATGTGAACGGCGTGATACTCACCAAGCTCGATGGAACGGCGAAGGGCGGCGTCGTGGTGCGAATCGTGAATGAGCTGGGTCTTCCCGTCCTCTTTGTCGGTGTAGGAGAGGGTACCGATGACCTGATCCCGTTTGATCCGGAGGATTTTTCCCGTGCCCTCTTTGCGGAAGAATGA